In Blastocatellia bacterium, the genomic window TCACATCACTGGACGATGCCCGGAAACAGGCTTGCAGAGAGCGTTTGCAGCCTGAAAGGATTTTTCTTCCGATTGCACGCAGGATTGATTTTTCATTTTTTCGATCACACTTCGCTTAACTCTTGAGAAAAAAGTTGTTGACATTTGATGCGAAAAGGTTTATAAGATGACAAGATATTGTGTGTGTGGTTCAATTGTACACAATGCGAGACTAGCCACAGGATATTGTGGTTAGTGAAATTTGAATAAGGAGAAACACTATGGCAACAAAGACGAAGAAACCAGCGAAGAAAACCACGAAGAAAGCTTCGAAGCTAATCTCCACGGCCGTTGCTCCAAAGAAGGCGGCGCCGAAGAAGAAAGCGACGAAGAAAGCAGCAGCACCCAAGAAAAAAGCGGCTGCCAAGAAAGCCACCAAGAAGAAATAAGTTTGAGGGTGGTCTCACAGCTCTGAGAGCGTTTCGCCTCAGCGAACATCAGAGCACACCCGGTGTTCTCACATCATCCGGACAAAGAACGAACCAGGCCGATGCGAGAACACCGGGAGCGATTGATAGGGATGGGTTGCCATCCCTTTTCTTTTTCTCCTGTCCACGCACGTCTTGCTCAATGCTCAACTGCATGCAACGCGCGGATGAGTCGCCATCCCTTTGTTCTGTTCTCACGGCTCCTGCTCGCTTGATCGGCGTCGCCGTGCTCGCGGATTCGCGTTGAATCTCCTGCCGGCCTGATCGTCTCGGTTCGGCACTCACCGATCGGATTGAGTTGAGCGAAGCCTCGGCTCGTTCTTTGCCAACGGCTGACGGTTCAGTGTAGAATGGCAGCCTCAGCGTGAGCGTTAATGCTAAGGAGTGAGAGCGTGAAAGTTTTCGTCACAGGTGGAGCTGGGTTCATCGGCTCGAATTTCATTCGCTATTGGCTGAACCAGTATCCGCATTCGCAGATCACCAATTTCGATAAGCTCACCTACGCCGGTAATCTCGATAACCTCACTGATGTCGCCGCGCAAGCGAACTATCGCTTCGTCCACGGCGACATTTGTCAGTACGAACAGGTGAGCGAAGCGCTTGAGCCGGACACTGATCTGTTGATCAATTTCGCTGCCGAATCGCACGTGGATCGCAGCATCGAGGATGCGACCGACTTCGTTCAGACGAATGTCGTGGGGGTGCAAACGCTGCTCGATGTGGCTCGGCACAAACGAGTCAGGCGCTTCGTACAAATTTCGACCGATGAGGTCATGGGCAGCGTCGAGCCAGGCCGCTACTTCACCGAAACAAGTCCGCTCGAGCCCAACAGTCCTTATGCTGCTTCCAAAGCCGCTGGCGAGATGTTGGTACGAGCTGCGCATCGAACGTATGGTCTTGATGTCGTCATCATCCGATCGGGCAATTGCTATGGCCCGTATCAATTTCCCGAAAAGCTCATCCCGCTGATGATCACCAATGCGCTGAACTATATGCCACTGCCGATCTACGGAGACGGAATGCAGATCCGCGATTGGGTCTACGTGGATGATTACTGCCGGGCGGCTGATCTCATTAGCCGACATGGCCGCGCTGGTGAAGTCTATTGCGTCAGTGCCCGTTCGGAAAAAACTAATTTGGAAGTGGTTGAAACATTGCTGCGGTTGCTGGACAGGCCGCGTTCGTTGATTCAGTTTGTCGAAGATCGGCCGGGTCATGACCGTCGCTATGCCATTGATCCATCCAAGTTGGAACGAGAACTGGGATGGCGACCCAAGGAATCATTTGAAAGCGGCATCGCTAAGACAGTCGCCTGGTATCAAGCCAATCCCCACTGGGTTGAAACTGTGCGTAGCGGCGCCTATCGTGATTACTACCAGCGCATGTA contains:
- the rfbB gene encoding dTDP-glucose 4,6-dehydratase; the protein is MKVFVTGGAGFIGSNFIRYWLNQYPHSQITNFDKLTYAGNLDNLTDVAAQANYRFVHGDICQYEQVSEALEPDTDLLINFAAESHVDRSIEDATDFVQTNVVGVQTLLDVARHKRVRRFVQISTDEVMGSVEPGRYFTETSPLEPNSPYAASKAAGEMLVRAAHRTYGLDVVIIRSGNCYGPYQFPEKLIPLMITNALNYMPLPIYGDGMQIRDWVYVDDYCRAADLISRHGRAGEVYCVSARSEKTNLEVVETLLRLLDRPRSLIQFVEDRPGHDRRYAIDPSKLERELGWRPKESFESGIAKTVAWYQANPHWVETVRSGAYRDYYQRMYGHRKIIR